The genomic interval CGACACTATGCCTTGGGTTTGCAGCACAAACATCTGCCAGAGATCCGCAGATATGCAGACTTGCAGGCCAATCCGGTATTCCTGCCTATTGTGTCCAATTTTTATCAGGGGTTGGCGGTCACTCTGCCTTTGCATAAAGTGCTGTGTAGCAGTCAGTATTCTATTGCGGATATTCGCGAAGTGTACCGTCGTTATTACGACCAGCAGTCGTTTGTCCGTGTGCTGGGGCAGGATGACAGTGTTGGTGTGGAGCCTGGATTCTTTGATGTGCAGGCATGTAATGGTACCAATCGTGCCGATATTGCCGTGTTGGGTAATGATGACCAAGTTGTTGTGATCACGCGCTTAGATAATCTTGGTAAAGGGGCTTCAGGTGCGGCGATCCAGTGCATGAATATTATGTTGGGATTTGAGGAAGACAGAAGTTTGAAACAGTGATATGTCGGATTCGGCAGCTCTGGCTCAGTCAGAGCTGCCTGCTTGTATTACTTATTAAAGACTGTGTTGGCCTGCTCCTGAACCCTGATAAATGTGGTCCGCTTGCTCAATTCTTTGAGTTTGCTGGCACCGACATAGGTACAGGTTGAGCGCAGTCCTCCCAGAATGTCCTGTAATGTCAGTTCGATGGGGCCACGATAGGGTACGCTGACGGTTTTACCTTCAGACGCACGATATTCTGCGATGCCTCCATGATACTTTGTCATCGCGGTATCAGAGCTCATACCGTAAAACAGTTTATATTGCTGGCCATTTTCTTCTACCAGCTCTCCACCGCTTTCATCGTGACCGGCAAACATGCCACCAATCATGACAAAATCAGCGCCTGCGCCAAACGCTTTGGCAATATCACCCGGACACGAACAACCGCCATCAGAAATGATGTGACCTCCCAGTCCATGTGCGGCATCAGCACATTCGATCACAGCAGACAATTGCGGATAACCAACACCGGTTTTAATGCGGGTGGTGCAGACCGAGCCCGGTCCAATTCCCACTTTAATGATATCTGCACCAGCTAATAACAGCTCTTCGGTGATATCACCGGTTACTACATTGCCGGCGATTATAATTTTATCTGCGAACAATGATCTGACTTTTTTGACGAAGTCTATAAAGTGTTCTGAATAGCCGTTGGCCACATCGATACAGATAAATCTTATGGCAGGGTTGTCACTGATCGAGGCCTGAATCAATTGCAGGTCATTGTCGGAAGTACCAGTACTGATAGCAATGTGATCGAAGAATTTAGGTGATTGTCGGGCAAAAAAATCTTTTAGCTGTTCCCGGGTATAGTGTTTGTGAAGTGCAGTGATCATCTGGTGATTATGCAGGGCTTCAGATACTTCAAACGTACCGGTGGTATCCATATTGGCAGCAATGACTGGAACACCAGTCCAGATTTGTTCACTGTTGCGGAAGGTATATGTCCGCTCAAGAGACACCTGTGAACGACTTTTTAATGTAGAGCGTTTGGGACGAATCAAGACATCTTTAAAGCCAAGCTTGAGTTCCTGTTCGACATGCATAATGACAGACCTCTGACTGACACATTGGGAATTTTGGCCGGTGACCATATTGATCAAAGGTGCCGGCCGGTTTGGTTGGTTTAACTACAGATACTTTTGAATAAATCAAAATAGCCAGGGAATGTTTTTGATGTACACCCTGGGTCATTGATTGTAATGGCTGCATTACCGAATGCCACCAGCGAAAAACACATGGCAATACGGTGATCATTATAGGTATCAATGATCGCCGGCTTAATTTCAGATGGCGGCTTGATTGAGATGTAGTCTTCTCCTTCCTCAACGTCTGCCCCCACTTTTCTGAGCTCTGTTGCCATTGCTGCTAACCGATCAGTCTCTTTTACCCGCCAATTATAAATGTTGCGAATAGTGGTCGGTCCTTTGGCAAACAATGCTGTGGTGGCAATCGTCATGGCTGCGTCTGGAATATGATTGAGGTCGACATCAACGCCATTGAGTTCACCACGGCTCACTTCAATCCATTCTTCACTCCAGGTCACCTTGGCGCCCATCTGTTCCAGTACTTCTGCAAATCGGGCATCGCCCTGAACGCTCGCCGTTCCGGTACCATGAACCTTCACTGAACCACCGGCAATGGCGGCGGCGGCAAGAAAATAGCTGGCGGATGAAGCATCTCCTTCCACCATGATACTTCCAGGCGAGCGATAGGTTTGTCCACCTGCGATACTGAAAGACTGATAATTGTGGTTGTGTACCACAACGCCGAATTGCTCCATGACTTTCAAGGTTATATCGATATAAGGTTTACTCACCAGTTCGCCGATGACTTCGATATGAGTGCTGTTCTGTGCCATGGGGGCGGCCATCAACATCGCAGTCAGAAACTGGCTGGAGATATTGCCTTTTATTTTGATGTTACCACCGTTAAGGGTATTGGCATGTATCCGAACTGGTGGAAATCCCGGATTTTTTAAATACTCAATCCTTGCGCCTGCTTCACTGAGAGCATCGACAAGGTCACCAATCGGGCGTTCTTCCATGCGTGGTTCACCGGTCAGCTCAAAGTCCCCCTGACCAAGACATAATGCGGCACACAATGGTCGCATTGCAGTACCTGCATTGCCCAGGAACAGGCTTAACGGTTCTGTGCTGGTAAAAGCATGGCCCAGACCAGTGACGTGACAGGTTGTTTTGTTATCGCTCAGCTCATAGTTGACACCCAGCGAGCGCAACGCATTAAGCATGTGACGAATGTCATCGCTATCCAGCAGATTGCGTATGGTGGTAGTGCCTTTGGCCAGAGCTGCCAGTAGCAGGATACGATTAGAGAGGCTTTTTGAGCCGGGAATTATGACTTCAC from Gynuella sunshinyii YC6258 carries:
- the aroA gene encoding 3-phosphoshikimate 1-carboxyvinyltransferase, which translates into the protein MESLVLQPVHHVNGEVIIPGSKSLSNRILLLAALAKGTTTIRNLLDSDDIRHMLNALRSLGVNYELSDNKTTCHVTGLGHAFTSTEPLSLFLGNAGTAMRPLCAALCLGQGDFELTGEPRMEERPIGDLVDALSEAGARIEYLKNPGFPPVRIHANTLNGGNIKIKGNISSQFLTAMLMAAPMAQNSTHIEVIGELVSKPYIDITLKVMEQFGVVVHNHNYQSFSIAGGQTYRSPGSIMVEGDASSASYFLAAAAIAGGSVKVHGTGTASVQGDARFAEVLEQMGAKVTWSEEWIEVSRGELNGVDVDLNHIPDAAMTIATTALFAKGPTTIRNIYNWRVKETDRLAAMATELRKVGADVEEGEDYISIKPPSEIKPAIIDTYNDHRIAMCFSLVAFGNAAITINDPGCTSKTFPGYFDLFKSICS
- a CDS encoding GMP reductase; protein product: MHVEQELKLGFKDVLIRPKRSTLKSRSQVSLERTYTFRNSEQIWTGVPVIAANMDTTGTFEVSEALHNHQMITALHKHYTREQLKDFFARQSPKFFDHIAISTGTSDNDLQLIQASISDNPAIRFICIDVANGYSEHFIDFVKKVRSLFADKIIIAGNVVTGDITEELLLAGADIIKVGIGPGSVCTTRIKTGVGYPQLSAVIECADAAHGLGGHIISDGGCSCPGDIAKAFGAGADFVMIGGMFAGHDESGGELVEENGQQYKLFYGMSSDTAMTKYHGGIAEYRASEGKTVSVPYRGPIELTLQDILGGLRSTCTYVGASKLKELSKRTTFIRVQEQANTVFNK